In Paeniglutamicibacter kerguelensis, one genomic interval encodes:
- a CDS encoding molybdopterin-dependent oxidoreductase yields MNERTASRLRDLGAFGLAGFASAAVLFSVAQLASAFFATSSAPLVAMGAVFIDLTPPWLKDFAIATFGTNDKLALFVSMGVIAAVASVIVGLIAKRSFAIASGCIVVLAMAIGGAVLSRPDTGLADLTPIILGTVASLIVLRWLTRLAAAAWAHRPDGDSGAVSGASRRNFLLGTALALVGSAVAAGIGKSLATARNVADAARAALGLPPAKVLAKPLPGGVQIDLAGMPPFVTPNKDFYRIDTALSVPRLNPADWSLRVHGMVEHEFTLSFEELLKEDLVESYLTLTCVSNPVGGPLIGNAKWLGYPLRLILERAVPKAGADMVLSTSIDGFSASTPLEVLTDARMALLAIGMNDEPLPLEHGFPVRMVVPGLYGYVSATKWVVDLEVTRFQDKVAYWTTRGWSDHGPIKLSSRVDVPRSFAKVPAGNVVMGGTAWAQTRGISGVQVQIDDGAWVDAELGAEASLDTWRQWRYVWDGGTSGNHTVSVRAIDGHGVVQSSEKANPAPNGASGWQRIQFSVQ; encoded by the coding sequence ATGAATGAGAGAACGGCAAGCAGACTGCGTGACCTGGGAGCCTTCGGGCTCGCGGGTTTCGCGTCGGCGGCGGTGCTTTTTTCGGTGGCTCAGTTGGCTTCGGCCTTCTTCGCCACCTCTTCGGCACCGCTGGTGGCGATGGGGGCGGTCTTCATTGACCTGACTCCGCCGTGGCTCAAGGACTTCGCCATCGCCACCTTTGGCACCAACGACAAATTGGCGCTTTTCGTTTCGATGGGCGTGATCGCCGCTGTCGCGTCCGTGATCGTTGGGTTGATTGCCAAGCGCAGTTTCGCCATCGCATCGGGATGCATCGTGGTTCTGGCGATGGCCATCGGCGGCGCAGTGCTTTCCCGCCCGGACACCGGTCTGGCCGACCTGACTCCGATCATCCTGGGAACCGTGGCTTCGCTGATCGTGCTGCGCTGGTTGACGCGATTGGCAGCCGCGGCCTGGGCCCACCGCCCGGACGGCGACTCGGGAGCCGTGTCCGGCGCCTCGCGCAGGAACTTCCTGCTCGGAACCGCACTTGCCTTGGTCGGTTCGGCGGTTGCCGCGGGGATCGGAAAGTCCTTGGCCACGGCCAGAAACGTGGCCGATGCCGCGCGCGCGGCGCTGGGCTTGCCCCCTGCCAAGGTGCTGGCGAAGCCCCTGCCGGGAGGTGTGCAGATCGATCTGGCCGGCATGCCGCCATTCGTGACGCCGAACAAGGATTTCTACCGCATCGATACGGCGCTGTCGGTTCCCCGCCTCAACCCGGCCGACTGGTCCCTGCGTGTCCACGGGATGGTCGAGCACGAATTCACGCTCAGCTTTGAGGAACTGCTCAAGGAAGACCTGGTCGAAAGCTACCTCACACTGACCTGCGTATCGAACCCGGTGGGCGGACCGCTGATCGGCAACGCCAAGTGGTTGGGGTATCCGCTTCGGTTGATTTTGGAGCGGGCCGTCCCCAAGGCCGGTGCCGACATGGTGCTTTCAACCTCAATCGACGGGTTCAGCGCGTCCACGCCGCTGGAGGTGCTCACCGACGCCCGGATGGCCCTGCTGGCGATCGGCATGAATGACGAGCCACTACCCCTGGAGCACGGGTTCCCTGTCCGCATGGTCGTCCCGGGCCTCTACGGATACGTTTCGGCCACCAAATGGGTCGTCGATCTCGAAGTGACACGGTTCCAAGACAAGGTCGCCTACTGGACCACTCGCGGATGGTCGGATCATGGCCCCATCAAGTTGTCTTCGCGGGTGGACGTTCCGCGTTCCTTTGCCAAGGTCCCGGCGGGCAATGTGGTCATGGGCGGAACAGCCTGGGCCCAGACCCGCGGGATTTCCGGGGTGCAGGTCCAGATCGACGACGGCGCGTGGGTTGACGCCGAGCTGGGTGCCGAGGCATCCCTTGATACCTGGCGGCAGTGGCGCTACGTCTGGGACGGCGGGACCTCGGGAAACCACACTGTCAGCGTTCGGGCGATCGACGGCCATGGCGTGGTGCAAAGCAGTGAGAAGGCCAATCCGGCACCCAACGGCGCCAGCGGGTGGCAACGGATCCAATTCTCCGTGCAGTAG
- a CDS encoding CE1759 family FMN reductase — protein MNQSIVVVSGGLGTPSTSGLLGRQLAESAASELASMGFQAEVTVLELRDYATDITNNLLTGYAPPRLQEAIDSVVTAGALVMVSPVFTASVSGLFKSFIDVLDPKSLEEKPVILAATGGSPRHNLVIDYAMRPIFSYLRAKIMPTSVFASPEDWGADQGPGALADRERLAGRELALAMTHGGGLPVVQDLGDTRSIAPNVSDTANPRDAMSSLPFEQLLANIQAT, from the coding sequence ATGAACCAGTCAATTGTTGTCGTTTCCGGCGGCCTCGGTACCCCGTCAACCTCGGGCTTGCTCGGGCGGCAACTTGCCGAATCGGCTGCCAGTGAGCTGGCATCCATGGGTTTCCAGGCCGAAGTCACCGTCCTCGAGCTCCGCGACTACGCCACCGACATCACCAACAACCTACTCACGGGCTACGCCCCGCCGCGACTCCAAGAAGCGATTGATTCTGTCGTTACGGCCGGTGCACTTGTCATGGTTTCTCCCGTTTTCACGGCCTCGGTCTCGGGACTGTTCAAGTCCTTCATTGACGTGCTCGACCCGAAGTCGCTGGAGGAAAAGCCTGTCATCCTGGCTGCCACAGGCGGAAGCCCCCGCCACAATTTGGTCATCGACTATGCCATGCGGCCCATCTTCAGCTACCTGCGCGCCAAAATCATGCCCACCAGCGTTTTTGCCTCGCCGGAAGACTGGGGCGCGGACCAGGGGCCTGGTGCCTTGGCCGATCGTGAACGGCTTGCCGGGCGCGAACTGGCGTTGGCAATGACCCATGGAGGTGGGTTGCCCGTGGTTCAGGATTTGGGCGACACCCGCTCGATTGCCCCAAACGTCAGCGACACGGCGAACCCCCGAGACGCCATGAGCTCGTTGCCGTTTGAACAGCTGCTGGCAAACATCCAAGCCACCTAA
- a CDS encoding Pr6Pr family membrane protein, giving the protein MAYLLRVGGSIAIVAAIVAQLQHTIRNEMSGKGEVSFVVQNFFSFFTIEANVLAAAALFVGIFTLSSRGAEARGLTMFRAAATTYMATTGIVYNLLLRGVELPQGTTVGWSNEILHVVAPVIMVLDWLIAPGKRPLNSKTLWGIVTFPILWAGYTLVRGALVLDPRTGDPWYPYPFLNPHTSPNGYWSVAFYVVLIGVLIGVVGAGILRLTRVKRRA; this is encoded by the coding sequence TTGGCCTACCTTCTGCGCGTTGGTGGAAGCATTGCGATCGTTGCCGCCATAGTGGCGCAGCTGCAGCATACAATCCGAAACGAAATGTCCGGCAAGGGCGAGGTGAGTTTCGTCGTACAGAACTTCTTTTCGTTCTTCACGATTGAAGCCAATGTCTTAGCCGCCGCGGCCCTTTTTGTGGGTATCTTTACGCTTTCTTCCCGCGGCGCGGAAGCCCGCGGACTGACGATGTTCCGTGCCGCGGCCACCACCTATATGGCCACCACCGGCATCGTGTACAACTTGCTCTTGCGCGGAGTCGAACTGCCGCAGGGCACCACGGTGGGTTGGTCCAATGAAATTCTGCATGTCGTTGCGCCGGTCATCATGGTGCTTGATTGGCTCATTGCCCCGGGCAAGCGTCCGCTGAATTCCAAGACGCTGTGGGGCATTGTGACCTTTCCGATTCTCTGGGCAGGCTACACCTTGGTCCGGGGGGCGTTGGTGCTTGACCCCCGGACCGGGGATCCTTGGTACCCCTACCCCTTCTTGAACCCTCATACGAGCCCAAACGGGTACTGGTCGGTTGCCTTCTACGTAGTTCTTATCGGTGTGCTCATTGGCGTGGTGGGGGCGGGCATCTTGCGCCTGACCCGGGTGAAGCGCCGGGCCTAG
- a CDS encoding ROK family protein, translating into MYPRLGIDIGGTGISAVVLDVDGSVKGRACTDTPAEHGGDAMVAACRRVATLATERSGLVPRVAGVGAAGVIDADGVVLAASDSFTGWEGYPLGERLNASLSMPVSVGNDVAAFVLGEQRFGAGRGLENFFGIALGTGVGGGLVLNSDLHTGENGAAAEIGHIPGFGDRLCTCGRKGHLETIAAGRSIASLYALATGDSISTKDVARLAREGDDIAAGLFADAGAGLAKAALMISGILDVSALIIGGGVAHAWDLLQPAMDASLRRTPPISGNPVQVLRSELGTDAVAIGASQFADSLL; encoded by the coding sequence GTGTATCCAAGACTGGGAATTGATATCGGCGGCACCGGCATTTCCGCCGTCGTGCTGGATGTCGATGGAAGCGTCAAGGGCCGGGCCTGCACCGACACGCCCGCCGAGCACGGCGGGGATGCCATGGTGGCGGCCTGCCGCCGGGTGGCAACCCTGGCCACGGAGCGTTCAGGCCTGGTCCCGCGCGTTGCCGGGGTGGGCGCCGCCGGTGTCATCGACGCCGACGGGGTGGTGCTGGCCGCCAGTGATTCGTTCACGGGCTGGGAGGGCTACCCACTGGGCGAGAGGCTCAATGCGAGCCTGTCCATGCCGGTCAGCGTCGGCAACGACGTGGCCGCCTTCGTGCTCGGCGAGCAGCGCTTCGGCGCCGGCCGGGGGCTGGAGAACTTCTTCGGCATCGCCCTGGGAACGGGCGTGGGCGGCGGGCTGGTCCTGAACTCCGACCTGCATACCGGGGAAAACGGGGCCGCGGCGGAAATCGGCCACATCCCCGGCTTCGGCGACCGGTTGTGCACCTGCGGCCGCAAGGGCCACCTGGAGACGATCGCCGCTGGCCGCTCCATCGCCTCGCTTTATGCCCTGGCGACGGGTGACTCCATCAGCACCAAGGACGTGGCCCGGCTGGCCCGGGAGGGCGACGACATCGCCGCGGGGCTGTTTGCCGACGCGGGTGCGGGGCTGGCGAAGGCAGCGCTGATGATATCGGGGATCCTGGATGTCTCGGCGCTCATCATCGGCGGCGGCGTGGCCCATGCGTGGGATCTTTTGCAGCCGGCCATGGACGCCTCCCTGCGCAGGACCCCTCCCATTTCCGGAAACCCCGTCCAGGTTCTCCGGAGCGAACTGGGAACCGACGCTGTGGCCATCGGCGCCTCGCAGTTCGCCGACTCGTTGCTCTAA
- a CDS encoding DUF998 domain-containing protein, translated as MMPQTPDNARRRFATAAMAGVAIYVLVDVVLQFLPPHYSVVSDAESNLAVGPFGWIMNLNFLGRAVTTLCAIAAINRVGPVTGLRRTGAVLMAAGGLCSAILAFFPTDVAEGPGIPAATMVGIVHLYVAGLGFLAALAGILTLTRWMRSSTELATAYPAAFTLAAITAVGLASLGLTAAIGPDLLGLAERVCLAGVLGWVLLVCAAIRKLPLQPGPWPRYRRGPTAEPPRPA; from the coding sequence ATGATGCCGCAGACCCCGGACAATGCCCGACGACGGTTTGCCACCGCAGCCATGGCCGGTGTCGCCATCTACGTCCTTGTCGACGTCGTGCTCCAATTCCTGCCACCACATTACAGCGTGGTCAGCGACGCTGAAAGCAACCTGGCAGTAGGCCCGTTCGGGTGGATCATGAACCTGAACTTTCTCGGCCGGGCCGTCACCACCCTGTGTGCCATCGCCGCCATCAACCGGGTCGGTCCGGTCACCGGGCTCCGGCGGACCGGAGCGGTCCTGATGGCCGCCGGGGGCCTGTGCTCGGCGATCCTGGCATTTTTCCCGACCGATGTTGCTGAAGGTCCCGGCATACCGGCAGCGACGATGGTGGGCATCGTGCATCTCTACGTGGCCGGCTTGGGATTCCTGGCCGCGCTGGCCGGCATTCTCACGCTGACCCGATGGATGCGTTCCAGCACGGAGCTGGCAACGGCCTACCCGGCGGCATTCACTCTCGCGGCCATTACTGCCGTCGGGCTCGCGTCGCTGGGATTAACCGCCGCGATTGGGCCGGATCTGCTGGGGCTCGCCGAGCGGGTCTGCCTCGCCGGGGTGCTCGGCTGGGTGCTGTTGGTGTGCGCGGCCATCAGGAAGTTGCCACTGCAGCCCGGGCCATGGCCTCGATACCGCCGTGGTCCAACGGCCGAGCCTCCCCGTCCAGCGTAA
- a CDS encoding SRPBCC family protein, with protein MEKIYEYYIKTTPEKLWAAMTDPEQTSIYYFGNSYITDWVPGSAFTTTNPNAAGPLGEGTVVEAEPNQKLVVTMTALWSEAVQAEGESRISYEITQFEDTCLLTVTHDRLKAGAHGELYGGWPMILSGMKTWLETGERLTTPGSLMYT; from the coding sequence ATGGAAAAAATCTATGAGTACTACATCAAGACCACGCCCGAGAAGCTCTGGGCGGCCATGACCGATCCGGAGCAAACCTCCATCTACTACTTCGGAAATTCCTACATCACCGACTGGGTGCCGGGTTCCGCATTCACCACGACCAACCCCAACGCGGCGGGACCGCTGGGCGAGGGCACCGTTGTTGAAGCCGAGCCAAACCAAAAGTTGGTCGTGACGATGACTGCGCTGTGGAGCGAGGCCGTGCAGGCCGAGGGCGAAAGCCGCATCTCCTACGAAATCACCCAGTTCGAGGACACGTGCCTGCTGACTGTGACCCACGATCGGTTGAAGGCAGGCGCACACGGTGAGCTATACGGCGGCTGGCCGATGATCCTCTCCGGCATGAAAACCTGGCTGGAAACGGGTGAACGGCTGACCACGCCCGGCTCGTTGATGTACACCTGA
- a CDS encoding ABC transporter permease, protein MSTTTTAIRDSSGIRLFSWFLAKRLVQAAVVIAIVSVIVFLLLQALPGGPARGILGQQATEAQIAAFNHEQGFDLPLIQQYFNYVGQWLQGDLGRSFVMNTDVSALIAQRLPKTMVLAVAAIIGALLVAIPLGMAQALRRNKAFDYVMTGLNFVVYSTPSFFLGLLLIMFFSQYLGWLPASAPQGDTVAEVLSQPREMILPILTSGLAGVATFSRYMRSATIDNLHEDYVRTARAKGTPMAKVVSRHVLRNSLTPVVTMLGYYLPVMFGGALVVEQLFNYPGMGLLFWNAAQTTDFPVLLGCVLVISVATVIGSLLADITQFILDPRARGGVK, encoded by the coding sequence ATGTCGACCACAACCACCGCCATTCGCGATAGCTCAGGGATTCGGCTGTTCAGTTGGTTTTTAGCCAAAAGACTTGTGCAGGCGGCGGTCGTCATCGCGATCGTCTCGGTTATTGTGTTCCTGCTGCTCCAGGCCCTGCCCGGCGGTCCCGCCCGCGGCATCCTGGGCCAGCAGGCCACCGAAGCCCAAATCGCGGCTTTCAACCACGAGCAGGGTTTCGACCTGCCGCTCATCCAGCAGTACTTCAACTACGTGGGCCAGTGGCTGCAGGGTGACCTGGGCCGTTCGTTCGTCATGAACACCGATGTCTCCGCGCTCATCGCCCAGCGCCTGCCCAAGACCATGGTCCTGGCCGTCGCCGCGATCATCGGCGCCCTGCTGGTCGCCATCCCGCTGGGCATGGCCCAGGCGTTGCGCCGCAACAAGGCCTTCGACTACGTGATGACCGGGCTGAACTTCGTGGTCTACTCCACCCCGAGCTTCTTCCTGGGCCTGCTGCTGATCATGTTCTTCTCGCAGTACCTCGGCTGGCTTCCGGCCAGCGCGCCGCAGGGAGACACCGTGGCCGAGGTCCTGTCCCAGCCCAGGGAAATGATCCTTCCGATCCTCACCAGCGGCCTGGCCGGCGTGGCGACGTTCTCGCGCTACATGCGTTCGGCGACGATCGACAACCTGCATGAGGACTACGTCCGCACCGCCCGCGCCAAGGGCACCCCGATGGCCAAGGTCGTCTCCCGCCACGTGCTGCGCAACTCGCTGACCCCCGTGGTCACGATGCTCGGCTACTACCTGCCCGTCATGTTCGGCGGCGCACTGGTCGTCGAACAGCTCTTCAACTACCCGGGCATGGGCCTGCTCTTCTGGAACGCGGCGCAGACCACCGACTTCCCGGTCCTGCTGGGTTGCGTGCTGGTCATCTCCGTGGCCACGGTCATCGGCTCGCTGCTCGCAGACATCACCCAGTTCATTCTCGATCCCCGCGCCCGTGGAGGTGTCAAGTGA
- a CDS encoding ABC transporter permease: MSTATLSRSASPKSPAARAVRQFFSNKLAVIGVVIVVALMIFSFIGPLVYQTEQVSTNLMQADLKPGENGHPLGTDGLGYDVLGRLMIAGRTSILVGLAAGVLATILGTLWGSVAGYMGGRVDATMMRIVDAGIAIPGIFLLLVISAIVRPSEWMMVLIIGAVSWLVPARLTRAEALSLKSRDYVLAIKATGGSNARAILRHIIPNTIGTVVVNATFQVADAILLIAYVSFLGMGLQPPATDWGAMLTDGISSVYSGAWWLIFPAGIAIVLIVSAFNFIGDGLRDMFDVRGQS, encoded by the coding sequence GTGAGTACAGCAACCCTGAGCCGTTCGGCTTCCCCGAAGTCCCCCGCCGCCCGCGCGGTGCGCCAGTTCTTCTCCAACAAGCTCGCGGTCATCGGCGTTGTCATCGTCGTCGCCCTGATGATCTTCAGCTTCATCGGGCCGCTGGTCTACCAAACGGAGCAGGTCTCCACCAACCTCATGCAGGCGGACCTCAAGCCGGGCGAAAACGGCCACCCGCTGGGCACCGACGGCCTGGGCTACGACGTGCTGGGCCGCCTGATGATCGCCGGCCGCACCTCCATCCTGGTCGGCCTGGCCGCGGGCGTGCTCGCCACCATCCTGGGAACCCTCTGGGGTTCGGTCGCCGGCTACATGGGCGGCCGGGTCGATGCCACCATGATGCGCATCGTCGACGCCGGCATCGCCATCCCGGGCATCTTCCTGCTGCTTGTCATCTCCGCGATCGTCCGCCCGAGCGAATGGATGATGGTGCTGATCATCGGCGCCGTGTCCTGGCTGGTCCCGGCCCGCCTGACCCGGGCCGAGGCGCTGTCGCTGAAAAGCCGCGACTACGTGCTGGCCATCAAGGCCACCGGCGGCAGTAACGCCCGCGCGATCCTGCGCCACATCATCCCCAACACCATCGGTACCGTGGTGGTCAACGCGACCTTCCAGGTTGCCGACGCGATCCTGCTGATCGCCTACGTGAGCTTCCTGGGCATGGGCCTGCAGCCGCCGGCGACCGACTGGGGAGCCATGCTCACCGACGGCATCTCCTCGGTGTACTCCGGCGCCTGGTGGCTGATCTTCCCCGCAGGTATTGCCATTGTTTTGATCGTCAGCGCCTTCAACTTCATTGGTGACGGCCTGCGCGACATGTTTGATGTACGAGGCCAGTCATGA
- a CDS encoding ABC transporter ATP-binding protein, producing the protein MTSILLDTPNVPALKVENLVVDFKTKNGVVNAVRGVSFSVDRGEVLAVVGESGSGKTITSLTTMALLPSTARTAGVVEVDGHDVLNASEADMDSKRGNVVSMVFQEPMTALNPSMKVGKQVAEAILNHRGLSKAEAMARAVELLDRVGIPDPAVKARNFPHQLSGGQRQRVVIAIALACDPTLIIADEPTTALDVTVQAEILELLRNLVKETNTALLLITHNMGVVADLSDRVVVMNAGKVIETGTTVQVLTEPAEPYTQALLAAVPTLPEAQWDAIFAEERTGEPRHAEPAGNSPLVDPVLDMREVCVDYTSGGRKLRAVNQAGLVINRGEIVGLVGESGSGKSTLGRAPLGLVPVTGGEITLFGGNVLKASTREIRKLRSRIGIIFQDPGGSLDPRMTVGDSIAEPLVMHGVNGKRPGRAERDARVRELLEAVRLPAANANRYPHELSGGQRQRIGLARALALAPELLIADEPTSALDVSVQDEVLTLLLDLQKEHGFGCLFISHDLAVVHSVSQRVTVMQHGNVIESGLSSKVLQRPEAPYTRHLLASVPSPNPIVQRQRREARTALLLSSGTRGS; encoded by the coding sequence ATGACCAGCATTCTCCTAGATACTCCCAACGTCCCGGCGCTGAAGGTCGAAAACCTCGTCGTGGACTTCAAGACCAAGAACGGCGTCGTCAACGCGGTGCGCGGGGTTTCCTTCTCCGTGGACCGCGGCGAGGTGCTGGCCGTCGTCGGCGAATCCGGCAGCGGCAAGACCATCACCTCGCTCACCACCATGGCGCTGCTGCCCTCCACCGCCCGCACCGCCGGTGTGGTCGAGGTCGACGGCCACGACGTCCTGAACGCCTCCGAGGCGGACATGGACTCCAAGCGCGGCAACGTGGTTTCCATGGTGTTCCAGGAGCCGATGACCGCGCTGAACCCCTCCATGAAGGTCGGCAAGCAGGTCGCCGAGGCCATCCTGAACCACCGCGGCCTCTCCAAGGCCGAGGCCATGGCCCGCGCCGTGGAACTGCTGGACCGGGTGGGCATCCCGGACCCGGCCGTCAAGGCGCGGAACTTCCCGCACCAGCTCTCCGGCGGCCAGCGCCAGCGCGTGGTCATCGCCATCGCGCTGGCCTGCGACCCGACGCTGATCATCGCCGACGAGCCCACCACGGCGCTCGACGTGACGGTCCAGGCGGAGATCCTCGAGCTGCTGCGCAACCTGGTGAAGGAAACCAACACCGCGTTGCTGCTGATCACCCACAACATGGGCGTCGTCGCCGACTTGTCGGACCGCGTGGTTGTCATGAACGCCGGCAAGGTCATCGAAACCGGCACCACCGTCCAGGTGCTCACCGAACCGGCGGAGCCCTACACCCAGGCGTTGCTGGCGGCGGTTCCGACGCTTCCCGAGGCCCAGTGGGATGCCATCTTCGCCGAGGAACGCACCGGCGAACCGCGCCACGCGGAGCCTGCAGGGAACTCCCCGCTGGTCGATCCGGTGCTGGACATGCGCGAGGTCTGCGTCGACTACACCAGCGGCGGACGCAAGCTGCGCGCCGTCAACCAGGCCGGCCTGGTCATCAACCGCGGCGAAATCGTCGGCCTGGTGGGCGAGTCCGGCTCCGGCAAGTCCACGCTGGGCCGCGCCCCGCTGGGCCTGGTCCCGGTGACCGGCGGCGAAATCACCCTCTTCGGTGGGAACGTGCTGAAGGCCTCGACCCGCGAGATCCGCAAGCTGCGCTCGCGCATCGGCATCATCTTCCAGGATCCGGGCGGATCCCTTGACCCGCGCATGACGGTGGGCGACTCGATCGCCGAGCCACTGGTCATGCACGGGGTCAACGGCAAGCGCCCGGGCCGTGCCGAACGCGACGCCCGCGTGCGCGAACTGCTCGAGGCGGTCCGCCTCCCGGCAGCCAACGCCAACCGCTACCCGCACGAGCTCTCCGGGGGCCAGCGCCAGCGCATCGGCCTGGCCCGCGCCCTGGCCCTGGCCCCGGAACTGCTCATCGCCGACGAGCCGACCAGCGCCTTGGACGTCTCGGTGCAGGACGAGGTGCTAACCCTGTTGCTCGACCTGCAGAAGGAACACGGCTTCGGCTGCCTGTTCATCAGCCACGACCTCGCGGTGGTGCACTCGGTGTCCCAGCGCGTCACCGTCATGCAGCACGGAAACGTGATCGAGTCAGGCCTTTCCTCCAAGGTGCTCCAGCGCCCGGAGGCGCCGTACACCCGCCACCTGCTGGCATCGGTTCCATCGCCCAACCCCATCGTGCAAAGGCAGCGCCGCGAGGCGCGCACCGCATTGTTGTTGTCCTCCGGCACCCGGGGTTCCTAG
- a CDS encoding MalY/PatB family protein translates to MTAHPFDLLTVDQLRHNGSLKWTEYPGTLGAWVAEMDFGTAPGIIEAAQQTLASGLTGYAPTSLIRDMQQSTSQWLDARFGWKVESEHIRPINSVAAALDAAIMHFSPKRRPDAPLVLLTPAYMPFISAASRFGRISKQVAMLQTETGWELDWTALEQALGGGALLVLVNPHNPIGKVYSREELQRISLLVEATGSRVFSDEIHAPLVYSGSTHVPYASISAIAAGHSITAVAASKAFNLPGLKCAQLVLTNDVDRTVWSRVGDVPEHAAANVGLAATTAAYRTGSGWLDGVIDYLDASRILLGRLIAEHLPQVKYQAPQGTYLAWLDFSRLALEPNPAQFFLTEAQVALTSGNACGKGGSGFVRLNFATPGPVLAGMIHRMGAAVDGCDKFDATDPEFAS, encoded by the coding sequence ATGACCGCCCACCCATTTGACCTCCTCACCGTTGATCAGCTCCGCCACAACGGGTCATTGAAGTGGACCGAGTACCCGGGAACTTTGGGGGCCTGGGTAGCGGAAATGGATTTTGGAACGGCCCCGGGCATCATCGAGGCAGCGCAGCAAACACTGGCCAGCGGGCTGACCGGATACGCGCCGACTTCCCTGATCCGCGACATGCAGCAGTCCACCTCGCAATGGCTCGATGCCCGCTTCGGCTGGAAGGTCGAAAGCGAACACATTCGACCCATCAACAGCGTTGCGGCAGCCCTTGACGCGGCAATCATGCATTTTTCACCCAAGCGCCGCCCGGACGCCCCGCTGGTGCTGCTCACTCCCGCCTACATGCCGTTCATTTCAGCGGCTTCGCGATTTGGCAGAATTTCCAAGCAGGTCGCCATGCTCCAAACCGAGACCGGGTGGGAGCTGGATTGGACGGCCCTTGAACAAGCCCTGGGCGGCGGGGCGTTGCTTGTCCTGGTGAATCCCCACAATCCCATCGGGAAGGTCTATTCCCGGGAGGAACTGCAACGAATCTCGTTGCTGGTTGAGGCCACCGGATCGCGGGTTTTCTCTGACGAAATCCATGCCCCCTTGGTCTATTCGGGATCCACGCATGTCCCGTACGCATCCATAAGCGCGATCGCCGCCGGCCACTCGATTACTGCTGTCGCCGCGTCAAAGGCCTTCAACCTGCCGGGGCTCAAATGTGCGCAATTGGTCTTGACCAATGATGTTGACCGGACGGTTTGGTCCCGCGTAGGCGACGTCCCCGAACATGCAGCGGCGAATGTGGGGCTGGCTGCCACGACTGCAGCCTATCGAACGGGTTCGGGGTGGCTTGACGGAGTCATCGATTACCTTGATGCCTCGCGAATCTTGCTCGGACGCCTGATCGCCGAACACCTGCCGCAAGTCAAGTACCAGGCGCCGCAAGGAACTTACCTCGCCTGGCTGGATTTTTCGCGCTTGGCGCTGGAACCCAATCCTGCACAATTCTTCCTCACCGAAGCGCAGGTCGCCCTGACCAGCGGGAACGCTTGCGGCAAGGGAGGCAGTGGGTTTGTCAGGCTCAATTTCGCCACACCCGGGCCCGTTTTGGCCGGCATGATCCACCGAATGGGTGCGGCCGTGGATGGGTGCGACAAGTTTGATGCCACCGACCCGGAGTTCGCCAGCTAA
- a CDS encoding DUF6328 family protein: protein MTQGRNETVEERLDRNWNELLQELRVMQTGVQILAAFLVVLPFQSRFTILNAADRVFYMVLLVFSALLIVLIVTPVAVHRHLFGHRVKVTTVRMGHAISKIVIPSVGILVAGCVWFVVQVLDGWVSGVIVGGATMLAVFILLFALPRIIKPSLSLSDPADEPGADEPGADVPGTDVPGTG from the coding sequence ATGACGCAAGGCCGCAATGAGACAGTTGAAGAGCGGCTGGACAGGAATTGGAACGAACTGCTGCAGGAACTCCGGGTCATGCAGACCGGAGTCCAGATACTTGCGGCGTTTCTGGTGGTGCTGCCCTTCCAGTCAAGATTCACGATTCTCAATGCCGCCGATCGAGTCTTTTACATGGTCTTGCTGGTTTTCTCGGCCCTGTTGATTGTCCTGATCGTCACCCCGGTGGCGGTCCACCGGCACTTGTTCGGCCACCGGGTCAAGGTCACCACCGTGCGAATGGGCCATGCAATTTCCAAGATCGTCATTCCCTCGGTCGGCATTCTGGTTGCGGGCTGCGTCTGGTTTGTGGTGCAGGTGCTTGACGGGTGGGTCAGCGGGGTGATTGTGGGAGGTGCCACCATGCTGGCGGTCTTCATCCTTTTGTTTGCGCTTCCGCGCATCATCAAACCCAGTCTTTCGCTGTCGGATCCCGCCGACGAACCGGGCGCCGACGAGCCGGGCGCCGACGTGCCGGGCACCGACGTGCCGGGCACCGGTTAA